From the genome of Bactrocera oleae isolate idBacOlea1 chromosome 2, idBacOlea1, whole genome shotgun sequence, one region includes:
- the LOC106614833 gene encoding FERRY endosomal RAB5 effector complex subunit 3 has protein sequence MEDNIVEFIYKYNNHENKECEVSINIELPFERGDECLDELVTRLLNDMETMQRYLDEHKKVKSALRKFIIDANQIYLDKFAERLFEHAGNNELDLEAVIRKTERQYKDEIIQFADRIGPSDEDIFAQSFHRLVHSSSLEEILRRERAYAKVISDMNTVMDEEVETLNSTQQKEMDIKIKQLDITTTSDDINNLLAQQYSTQNYIRQRYESELQAKRGHQRNEYRDWITCQVGKIFETSPAATPLGNRSSMFISQQPSMEESFTIHLGSQLKHMHNIRILSADVTDLCSPLHIDESLNGLNMALGLYSSSLCGVVVLTPSIQAQANRSIIKNANMSTEFHFEQIDNQLEKVEKLICNLSVNESTSPSMNSNSSGHGNNDISPPTGIVSSGSAGGSPTKMPTTKLKTGDFFITKHSNLSQSHVIFHLISDEPINSPSEINSRHPVILGLRNILKTASRHDVTTLTIPALMRHEMSEDMTVQWCMRRAELVFKCAKGFMIESASWGGAELSTLQLLLPYDISEELFTTLAGMVPNVFRVANPKILVDSNK, from the exons ATGGAGGATAATATTGTtgagtttatatataaatataataatcatGAAAACAAAGAATGTGAAGTAAGTATTAATATTGAGCTTCCTTTTGAACGTGGGGATGAATGTCTGGACGAGTTAGTTACACGCCTATTAAATGACATGGAGACAATGCAGCGTTACTTGGATGAGCACAAAA aggtaaaatcggctttaagaaAGTTCATAATAGAtgcaaatcaaatttatttggaTAAGTTTGCCGAGAGACTTTTTGAACATGCAGGGAATAATGAGCTTGACTTGGAAGCAGTGATACGTAAGACGGAACGACAATATAAAGATGAAATAATACAATTCGCAGATCGCATTGGACCAAGCGACGAGGATATATTCGCTCAAAGTTTCCATAG GTTGGTACACTCATCTTCGCTAGAGGAAATTTTGAGGCGTGAAAGAGCTTATGCGAAAGTTATTTCAGATATGAACACTGTGATGGATGAAGAAGTTGAAACGCTTAACTCAACACAGCAAAAAGAAAtggatattaaaattaaacaattggACATAACCACTACATCGGAT GATATAAATAACCTATTAGCACAACAATATAGCACCCAAAACTATATAAGACAACGGTACGAGTCTGAGTTACAAGCGAAACGAGGTCATCAACGCAATGAGTATCGAGATTGGATTACGTGTCAAGTGGGCAAAATATTTGAGACATCTCCGGCAGCTACTCCATTAGGAAATCGCTCATCTATGTTTATATCACAACAGCCGTCGATGGAAGAAAGTTTCACAATACATTTAGGCTCCCAACTTAAGCACATGCATAATATACGCATATTAAGTGCCGATGTTACAGATCTCTGCAGTCCCCTGCATATTGATGAGAG TTTAAATGGATTGAATATGGCATTGGGCTTATATTCAAGTTCCCTTTGTGGTGTAGTTGTTCTTACACCGTCTATCCAGGCACAGGCCAATAGgagtattattaaaaatgccAACATGTCCACAGAGTTTCACTTCGAACAG ATAGACAACCAGCtggaaaaagttgaaaaattaatatgtaatcTCAGTGTTAATGAGTCGACGTCACCAAGTATGAACAGCAACAGTTCAGGACATGGAAATAATGATATTTCGCCGCCTACAGGTATAGTTTCGTCTGGTAGCGCTGGAGGCTCCCCAACTAAAATGCCcacaacaaaactaaaaactgGTGATTTCTTCATTACCAAACACTCGAATCTTTCGCAATCGCAtgttatttttcatttgatttcCGACGAACCCATCAATAGTCCTAGTGAGATTAATTCTCGCCATCCCGTTATATTGGGTTTACGTAATATATTAAAGACAGCTAGCCGACATGATGTTACGACACTAACAATACCTGCGCTGATGCGTCATGAAATGTCTGAGGATATGACAGTTCAGTGGTGCATGCGGAGGGCTGAGCTGGTGTTTAAGTGCGCCAAGGGGTTCATGATTGAATCGGCATCGTGGGGTGGTGCGGAACTGAg TACATTACAATTGCTTTTGCCATATGATATTTCAGAGGAACTTTTTACCACATTGGCGGGTATGGTGCCAAATGTGTTTCGAGTAGCCAATCCTAAGATACTTGTAGATAGCAATAAGTGA